In one window of Phalacrocorax aristotelis chromosome W, bGulAri2.1, whole genome shotgun sequence DNA:
- the LOC142049267 gene encoding E3 SUMO-protein ligase PIAS2-like isoform X3, with product MADFEELRNMISSFRVSELQVLLGFAGRNKSGRKHDLLMRALHLLKSGCSPAVQIKIRELYRRRYPRTIEGLSDLSAIKPAVFNLDSSSSVEPDLAVAGIHPLPSTSVTPQSPSSPVSSVLLQDTKPHFEMQQPSPPIPPVHPDVQLKSLPFYDVLDVLIKPTSLVQSSIQRFQEKFFIFALTPQQVREICISRDFLPGGRRDYTVQVQLRLCLAETSCPQEDNYPNSLCIKVNGKLFPLPGYAPPPKNGIEQKRPGRPLNVTSLVRLSSAVPNQISISWASEIGKNYSMSVYLVRQLTSAMLLQRLKMKGIRNPDHSRALIKEKLTADPDSEIATTSLRVSLMCPLGKMRLTIPCRAVTCTHLQCFDAALYLQMNEKKPTWICPVCDKKAAYESLILDGLFMEILNECSDVDEIKFQEDGSWCPMRPKKEAVKVSSPQCTKTESSSVVSKPCSVMVANEVNKKKVDVIDLTMESSSDEEEDPPAKRKCTFMSETQGSPTKGVLMYQPSTVRVPSVTTVDGAAIPPSLTDYPIPFHHPPISSISSDLTGLDFLSLIRVDSQSHLNLNKQHTWQYHHIKQSPREQHAC from the exons AATATGATATCAAGTTTTCGTGTTTCTGAACTACAAGTGTTGTTGGGGTTTGCTGGACGTAATAAAAGCGGGCGGAAACATGACCTCCTGATGAGGGCACTGCACTTACTGAAGAgcggctgcagcccagcagttCAGATAAAAATCCGAGAACTCTATAGGCGTCGGTACCCAAGGACGATTGAAGGACTTTCAGACTTATCAGCTATAAAACCTGCGGTTTTCAATTTGGACAGTAGCTCATCTGTTGAGCCTGACTTGGCTGTTGCTGGCATTCACCCACTCCCTTCTACTTCAGTCACGCCTCAGTCTCCTTCCTCGCCTGTCAGTTCTGTGCTCCTCCAAGACACTAAGCCCCATTTTGAAATGCAGCAGCCATCCCCTCCGATTCCACCCGTTCATCCCGATGTTCAACTGAAAAGCCTACCTTTCTATGATGTGCTTGATGTGCTCATAAAACCTACAAGTCTAG TACAGAGCAGTATTCAGAGGTTCCAAGAGAAGTTTTTTATCTTTGCTTTAACACCTCAGCAGGTCAGAGAAATCTGTATTTCCAG GGACTTTTTGCCAGGGGGCAGGAGAGATTACACAGTCCAAGTTCAGCTAAG GTTATGCCTAGCAGAGACAAGCTGCCCTCAAGAAGATAATTACCCTAATAGTTTGTGTATTAAAGTAAATGGGAAGCTGTTTCCATTGCCG GGCTATGCTCCACCGCCAAAAAATGGAATTGAACAGAAGCGACCTGGGCGTCCCTTGAATGTAACATCTCTAGTTAGGTTGTCGTCAGCAGTGCCAAACCAGATTTCCATTTCCTGGGCTTCTGAAATTGGAAAG AATTACTCCATGTCTGTGTATCTTGTTCGTCAGCTCACTTCAGCTATGCTTTTGCAGAGGTTAAAAATGAAAGGTATCAGAAACCCTGATCATTCCAGAGCACTAA ttaAAGAAAAACTAACTGCAGATCCTGATAGTGAGATTGCCACAACCAGTCTGCGGGTATCTCTGATGTGTCCT ctgggaaaaatGAGACTGACAATCCCATGCCGGGCTGTTACTTGCACACACCTGCAATGTTTCGATGCTGCTCTTTATCTTCAAATGAATGAGAAGAAGCCTACCTGGATCTGCCCTGTCTGTGACAAAAAGGCAGCTTATGAGAGCCTAATATTAGATGG gctCTTTATGGAAATCCTTAATGAGTGTTCAGATGTGGATGAGATCAAATTCCAAGAAGATGGCTCCTGGTGCCCCATGAGGCCAAAGAAAGAAGCTGTGAAAGTCTCAAGTCCACAGTGCACCAAAACTGAAA GTTCCAGTGTTGTTAGCAAACCGTGTTCTGTGATGGTGGCTAATGAGGTAAACAAGAAGAAAGTTGACGTTATTGACTTGACAATGGAAAGCTCTTCTGATGAAGAGGAAGATCCTCCTGCCAAAAGGAAGTGCACATTTATGTCTGAAACACAAGGAAGCCCAACCAAAGG GGTTCTCATGTATCAGCCATCTACTGTCAGAGTGCCCAGCGTGACAACAGTCGATGGTGCTGCTATTCCTCCTTCATTAACAGACTACCCAATACCATTCCATCATCCACCAATATCCAGTATTTCATCAGACTTGACAG GTCTGGATTTTCTTTCACTAATCCGAGTTGATTCACAG TCTCACCTCAACCTTAACAAGCAGCACACCTGGCAGTATCATCACATCAAACAGTCACCACGAGAGCAGCATGCATGTTAG
- the LOC142049267 gene encoding E3 SUMO-protein ligase PIAS2-like isoform X1, translated as MADFEELRNMISSFRVSELQVLLGFAGRNKSGRKHDLLMRALHLLKSGCSPAVQIKIRELYRRRYPRTIEGLSDLSAIKPAVFNLDSSSSVEPDLAVAGIHPLPSTSVTPQSPSSPVSSVLLQDTKPHFEMQQPSPPIPPVHPDVQLKSLPFYDVLDVLIKPTSLVQSSIQRFQEKFFIFALTPQQVREICISRDFLPGGRRDYTVQVQLRLCLAETSCPQEDNYPNSLCIKVNGKLFPLPGYAPPPKNGIEQKRPGRPLNVTSLVRLSSAVPNQISISWASEIGKNYSMSVYLVRQLTSAMLLQRLKMKGIRNPDHSRALIKEKLTADPDSEIATTSLRVSLMCPLGKMRLTIPCRAVTCTHLQCFDAALYLQMNEKKPTWICPVCDKKAAYESLILDGLFMEILNECSDVDEIKFQEDGSWCPMRPKKEAVKVSSPQCTKTESSSVVSKPCSVMVANEVNKKKVDVIDLTMESSSDEEEDPPAKRKCTFMSETQGSPTKGVLMYQPSTVRVPSVTTVDGAAIPPSLTDYPIPFHHPPISSISSDLTGLDFLSLIRVDSQYCPPMFLDSLTSTLTSSTPGSIITSNSHHESSMHVSSSSRSETGVITSSGGSVPDIISLD; from the exons AATATGATATCAAGTTTTCGTGTTTCTGAACTACAAGTGTTGTTGGGGTTTGCTGGACGTAATAAAAGCGGGCGGAAACATGACCTCCTGATGAGGGCACTGCACTTACTGAAGAgcggctgcagcccagcagttCAGATAAAAATCCGAGAACTCTATAGGCGTCGGTACCCAAGGACGATTGAAGGACTTTCAGACTTATCAGCTATAAAACCTGCGGTTTTCAATTTGGACAGTAGCTCATCTGTTGAGCCTGACTTGGCTGTTGCTGGCATTCACCCACTCCCTTCTACTTCAGTCACGCCTCAGTCTCCTTCCTCGCCTGTCAGTTCTGTGCTCCTCCAAGACACTAAGCCCCATTTTGAAATGCAGCAGCCATCCCCTCCGATTCCACCCGTTCATCCCGATGTTCAACTGAAAAGCCTACCTTTCTATGATGTGCTTGATGTGCTCATAAAACCTACAAGTCTAG TACAGAGCAGTATTCAGAGGTTCCAAGAGAAGTTTTTTATCTTTGCTTTAACACCTCAGCAGGTCAGAGAAATCTGTATTTCCAG GGACTTTTTGCCAGGGGGCAGGAGAGATTACACAGTCCAAGTTCAGCTAAG GTTATGCCTAGCAGAGACAAGCTGCCCTCAAGAAGATAATTACCCTAATAGTTTGTGTATTAAAGTAAATGGGAAGCTGTTTCCATTGCCG GGCTATGCTCCACCGCCAAAAAATGGAATTGAACAGAAGCGACCTGGGCGTCCCTTGAATGTAACATCTCTAGTTAGGTTGTCGTCAGCAGTGCCAAACCAGATTTCCATTTCCTGGGCTTCTGAAATTGGAAAG AATTACTCCATGTCTGTGTATCTTGTTCGTCAGCTCACTTCAGCTATGCTTTTGCAGAGGTTAAAAATGAAAGGTATCAGAAACCCTGATCATTCCAGAGCACTAA ttaAAGAAAAACTAACTGCAGATCCTGATAGTGAGATTGCCACAACCAGTCTGCGGGTATCTCTGATGTGTCCT ctgggaaaaatGAGACTGACAATCCCATGCCGGGCTGTTACTTGCACACACCTGCAATGTTTCGATGCTGCTCTTTATCTTCAAATGAATGAGAAGAAGCCTACCTGGATCTGCCCTGTCTGTGACAAAAAGGCAGCTTATGAGAGCCTAATATTAGATGG gctCTTTATGGAAATCCTTAATGAGTGTTCAGATGTGGATGAGATCAAATTCCAAGAAGATGGCTCCTGGTGCCCCATGAGGCCAAAGAAAGAAGCTGTGAAAGTCTCAAGTCCACAGTGCACCAAAACTGAAA GTTCCAGTGTTGTTAGCAAACCGTGTTCTGTGATGGTGGCTAATGAGGTAAACAAGAAGAAAGTTGACGTTATTGACTTGACAATGGAAAGCTCTTCTGATGAAGAGGAAGATCCTCCTGCCAAAAGGAAGTGCACATTTATGTCTGAAACACAAGGAAGCCCAACCAAAGG GGTTCTCATGTATCAGCCATCTACTGTCAGAGTGCCCAGCGTGACAACAGTCGATGGTGCTGCTATTCCTCCTTCATTAACAGACTACCCAATACCATTCCATCATCCACCAATATCCAGTATTTCATCAGACTTGACAG GTCTGGATTTTCTTTCACTAATCCGAGTTGATTCACAG TACTGTCCTCCTATGTTTTTGGATAGTCTCACCTCAACCTTAACAAGCAGCACACCTGGCAGTATCATCACATCAAACAGTCACCACGAGAGCAGCATGCATGTTAGCTCCTCCAGCAGGAGCGAGACAGGAGTGATAACCAGCAGCGGAGGCAGCGTTCCTGACATCATCTCACTGGACTGA
- the LOC142049267 gene encoding E3 SUMO-protein ligase PIAS2-like isoform X5 — MADFEELRNMISSFRVSELQVLLGFAGRNKSGRKHDLLMRALHLLKSGCSPAVQIKIRELYRRRYPRTIEGLSDLSAIKPAVFNLDSSSSVEPDLAVAGIHPLPSTSVTPQSPSSPVSSVLLQDTKPHFEMQQPSPPIPPVHPDVQLKSLPFYDVLDVLIKPTSLVQSSIQRFQEKFFIFALTPQQVREICISRDFLPGGRRDYTVQVQLRLCLAETSCPQEDNYPNSLCIKVNGKLFPLPNYSMSVYLVRQLTSAMLLQRLKMKGIRNPDHSRALIKEKLTADPDSEIATTSLRVSLMCPLGKMRLTIPCRAVTCTHLQCFDAALYLQMNEKKPTWICPVCDKKAAYESLILDGLFMEILNECSDVDEIKFQEDGSWCPMRPKKEAVKVSSPQCTKTESSSVVSKPCSVMVANEVNKKKVDVIDLTMESSSDEEEDPPAKRKCTFMSETQGSPTKGVLMYQPSTVRVPSVTTVDGAAIPPSLTDYPIPFHHPPISSISSDLTGLDFLSLIRVDSQYCPPMFLDSLTSTLTSSTPGSIITSNSHHESSMHVSSSSRSETGVITSSGGSVPDIISLD, encoded by the exons AATATGATATCAAGTTTTCGTGTTTCTGAACTACAAGTGTTGTTGGGGTTTGCTGGACGTAATAAAAGCGGGCGGAAACATGACCTCCTGATGAGGGCACTGCACTTACTGAAGAgcggctgcagcccagcagttCAGATAAAAATCCGAGAACTCTATAGGCGTCGGTACCCAAGGACGATTGAAGGACTTTCAGACTTATCAGCTATAAAACCTGCGGTTTTCAATTTGGACAGTAGCTCATCTGTTGAGCCTGACTTGGCTGTTGCTGGCATTCACCCACTCCCTTCTACTTCAGTCACGCCTCAGTCTCCTTCCTCGCCTGTCAGTTCTGTGCTCCTCCAAGACACTAAGCCCCATTTTGAAATGCAGCAGCCATCCCCTCCGATTCCACCCGTTCATCCCGATGTTCAACTGAAAAGCCTACCTTTCTATGATGTGCTTGATGTGCTCATAAAACCTACAAGTCTAG TACAGAGCAGTATTCAGAGGTTCCAAGAGAAGTTTTTTATCTTTGCTTTAACACCTCAGCAGGTCAGAGAAATCTGTATTTCCAG GGACTTTTTGCCAGGGGGCAGGAGAGATTACACAGTCCAAGTTCAGCTAAG GTTATGCCTAGCAGAGACAAGCTGCCCTCAAGAAGATAATTACCCTAATAGTTTGTGTATTAAAGTAAATGGGAAGCTGTTTCCATTGCCG AATTACTCCATGTCTGTGTATCTTGTTCGTCAGCTCACTTCAGCTATGCTTTTGCAGAGGTTAAAAATGAAAGGTATCAGAAACCCTGATCATTCCAGAGCACTAA ttaAAGAAAAACTAACTGCAGATCCTGATAGTGAGATTGCCACAACCAGTCTGCGGGTATCTCTGATGTGTCCT ctgggaaaaatGAGACTGACAATCCCATGCCGGGCTGTTACTTGCACACACCTGCAATGTTTCGATGCTGCTCTTTATCTTCAAATGAATGAGAAGAAGCCTACCTGGATCTGCCCTGTCTGTGACAAAAAGGCAGCTTATGAGAGCCTAATATTAGATGG gctCTTTATGGAAATCCTTAATGAGTGTTCAGATGTGGATGAGATCAAATTCCAAGAAGATGGCTCCTGGTGCCCCATGAGGCCAAAGAAAGAAGCTGTGAAAGTCTCAAGTCCACAGTGCACCAAAACTGAAA GTTCCAGTGTTGTTAGCAAACCGTGTTCTGTGATGGTGGCTAATGAGGTAAACAAGAAGAAAGTTGACGTTATTGACTTGACAATGGAAAGCTCTTCTGATGAAGAGGAAGATCCTCCTGCCAAAAGGAAGTGCACATTTATGTCTGAAACACAAGGAAGCCCAACCAAAGG GGTTCTCATGTATCAGCCATCTACTGTCAGAGTGCCCAGCGTGACAACAGTCGATGGTGCTGCTATTCCTCCTTCATTAACAGACTACCCAATACCATTCCATCATCCACCAATATCCAGTATTTCATCAGACTTGACAG GTCTGGATTTTCTTTCACTAATCCGAGTTGATTCACAG TACTGTCCTCCTATGTTTTTGGATAGTCTCACCTCAACCTTAACAAGCAGCACACCTGGCAGTATCATCACATCAAACAGTCACCACGAGAGCAGCATGCATGTTAGCTCCTCCAGCAGGAGCGAGACAGGAGTGATAACCAGCAGCGGAGGCAGCGTTCCTGACATCATCTCACTGGACTGA
- the LOC142049267 gene encoding E3 SUMO-protein ligase PIAS2-like isoform X4: protein MADFEELRNMISSFRVSELQVLLGFAGRNKSGRKHDLLMRALHLLKSGCSPAVQIKIRELYRRRYPRTIEGLSDLSAIKPAVFNLDSSSSVEPDLAVAGIHPLPSTSVTPQSPSSPVSSVLLQDTKPHFEMQQPSPPIPPVHPDVQLKSLPFYDVLDVLIKPTSLVQSSIQRFQEKFFIFALTPQQVREICISRDFLPGGRRDYTVQVQLRLCLAETSCPQEDNYPNSLCIKVNGKLFPLPGYAPPPKNGIEQKRPGRPLNVTSLVRLSSAVPNQISISWASEIGKNYSMSVYLVRQLTSAMLLQRLKMKGIRNPDHSRALIKEKLTADPDSEIATTSLRVSLMCPLGKMRLTIPCRAVTCTHLQCFDAALYLQMNEKKPTWICPVCDKKAAYESLILDGLFMEILNECSDVDEIKFQEDGSWCPMRPKKEAVKVSSPQCTKTESSSVVSKPCSVMVANEVNKKKVDVIDLTMESSSDEEEDPPAKRKCTFMSETQGSPTKGVLMYQPSTVRVPSVTTVDGAAIPPSLTDYPIPFHHPPISSISSDLTDMALTHPNPRCRDVLLAGSSSALSRLYEKG, encoded by the exons AATATGATATCAAGTTTTCGTGTTTCTGAACTACAAGTGTTGTTGGGGTTTGCTGGACGTAATAAAAGCGGGCGGAAACATGACCTCCTGATGAGGGCACTGCACTTACTGAAGAgcggctgcagcccagcagttCAGATAAAAATCCGAGAACTCTATAGGCGTCGGTACCCAAGGACGATTGAAGGACTTTCAGACTTATCAGCTATAAAACCTGCGGTTTTCAATTTGGACAGTAGCTCATCTGTTGAGCCTGACTTGGCTGTTGCTGGCATTCACCCACTCCCTTCTACTTCAGTCACGCCTCAGTCTCCTTCCTCGCCTGTCAGTTCTGTGCTCCTCCAAGACACTAAGCCCCATTTTGAAATGCAGCAGCCATCCCCTCCGATTCCACCCGTTCATCCCGATGTTCAACTGAAAAGCCTACCTTTCTATGATGTGCTTGATGTGCTCATAAAACCTACAAGTCTAG TACAGAGCAGTATTCAGAGGTTCCAAGAGAAGTTTTTTATCTTTGCTTTAACACCTCAGCAGGTCAGAGAAATCTGTATTTCCAG GGACTTTTTGCCAGGGGGCAGGAGAGATTACACAGTCCAAGTTCAGCTAAG GTTATGCCTAGCAGAGACAAGCTGCCCTCAAGAAGATAATTACCCTAATAGTTTGTGTATTAAAGTAAATGGGAAGCTGTTTCCATTGCCG GGCTATGCTCCACCGCCAAAAAATGGAATTGAACAGAAGCGACCTGGGCGTCCCTTGAATGTAACATCTCTAGTTAGGTTGTCGTCAGCAGTGCCAAACCAGATTTCCATTTCCTGGGCTTCTGAAATTGGAAAG AATTACTCCATGTCTGTGTATCTTGTTCGTCAGCTCACTTCAGCTATGCTTTTGCAGAGGTTAAAAATGAAAGGTATCAGAAACCCTGATCATTCCAGAGCACTAA ttaAAGAAAAACTAACTGCAGATCCTGATAGTGAGATTGCCACAACCAGTCTGCGGGTATCTCTGATGTGTCCT ctgggaaaaatGAGACTGACAATCCCATGCCGGGCTGTTACTTGCACACACCTGCAATGTTTCGATGCTGCTCTTTATCTTCAAATGAATGAGAAGAAGCCTACCTGGATCTGCCCTGTCTGTGACAAAAAGGCAGCTTATGAGAGCCTAATATTAGATGG gctCTTTATGGAAATCCTTAATGAGTGTTCAGATGTGGATGAGATCAAATTCCAAGAAGATGGCTCCTGGTGCCCCATGAGGCCAAAGAAAGAAGCTGTGAAAGTCTCAAGTCCACAGTGCACCAAAACTGAAA GTTCCAGTGTTGTTAGCAAACCGTGTTCTGTGATGGTGGCTAATGAGGTAAACAAGAAGAAAGTTGACGTTATTGACTTGACAATGGAAAGCTCTTCTGATGAAGAGGAAGATCCTCCTGCCAAAAGGAAGTGCACATTTATGTCTGAAACACAAGGAAGCCCAACCAAAGG GGTTCTCATGTATCAGCCATCTACTGTCAGAGTGCCCAGCGTGACAACAGTCGATGGTGCTGCTATTCCTCCTTCATTAACAGACTACCCAATACCATTCCATCATCCACCAATATCCAGTATTTCATCAGACTTGACAG ACATGGCGCTGACTCATCCCAACCCCAGATGTAGAGATGTTCTGCTAGCTGGTTCTAGCAGTGCTCTGTCTAGACTGTATGAAAAAGGTTAA
- the LOC142049267 gene encoding E3 SUMO-protein ligase PIAS2-like isoform X2 — protein MADFEELRNMISSFRVSELQVLLGFAGRNKSGRKHDLLMRALHLLKSGCSPAVQIKIRELYRRRYPRTIEGLSDLSAIKPAVFNLDSSSSVEPDLAVAGIHPLPSTSVTPQSPSSPVSSVLLQDTKPHFEMQQPSPPIPPVHPDVQLKSLPFYDVLDVLIKPTSLVQSSIQRFQEKFFIFALTPQQVREICISRDFLPGGRRDYTVQVQLRLCLAETSCPQEDNYPNSLCIKVNGKLFPLPGYAPPPKNGIEQKRPGRPLNVTSLVRLSSAVPNQISISWASEIGKRLKMKGIRNPDHSRALIKEKLTADPDSEIATTSLRVSLMCPLGKMRLTIPCRAVTCTHLQCFDAALYLQMNEKKPTWICPVCDKKAAYESLILDGLFMEILNECSDVDEIKFQEDGSWCPMRPKKEAVKVSSPQCTKTESSSVVSKPCSVMVANEVNKKKVDVIDLTMESSSDEEEDPPAKRKCTFMSETQGSPTKGVLMYQPSTVRVPSVTTVDGAAIPPSLTDYPIPFHHPPISSISSDLTGLDFLSLIRVDSQYCPPMFLDSLTSTLTSSTPGSIITSNSHHESSMHVSSSSRSETGVITSSGGSVPDIISLD, from the exons AATATGATATCAAGTTTTCGTGTTTCTGAACTACAAGTGTTGTTGGGGTTTGCTGGACGTAATAAAAGCGGGCGGAAACATGACCTCCTGATGAGGGCACTGCACTTACTGAAGAgcggctgcagcccagcagttCAGATAAAAATCCGAGAACTCTATAGGCGTCGGTACCCAAGGACGATTGAAGGACTTTCAGACTTATCAGCTATAAAACCTGCGGTTTTCAATTTGGACAGTAGCTCATCTGTTGAGCCTGACTTGGCTGTTGCTGGCATTCACCCACTCCCTTCTACTTCAGTCACGCCTCAGTCTCCTTCCTCGCCTGTCAGTTCTGTGCTCCTCCAAGACACTAAGCCCCATTTTGAAATGCAGCAGCCATCCCCTCCGATTCCACCCGTTCATCCCGATGTTCAACTGAAAAGCCTACCTTTCTATGATGTGCTTGATGTGCTCATAAAACCTACAAGTCTAG TACAGAGCAGTATTCAGAGGTTCCAAGAGAAGTTTTTTATCTTTGCTTTAACACCTCAGCAGGTCAGAGAAATCTGTATTTCCAG GGACTTTTTGCCAGGGGGCAGGAGAGATTACACAGTCCAAGTTCAGCTAAG GTTATGCCTAGCAGAGACAAGCTGCCCTCAAGAAGATAATTACCCTAATAGTTTGTGTATTAAAGTAAATGGGAAGCTGTTTCCATTGCCG GGCTATGCTCCACCGCCAAAAAATGGAATTGAACAGAAGCGACCTGGGCGTCCCTTGAATGTAACATCTCTAGTTAGGTTGTCGTCAGCAGTGCCAAACCAGATTTCCATTTCCTGGGCTTCTGAAATTGGAAAG AGGTTAAAAATGAAAGGTATCAGAAACCCTGATCATTCCAGAGCACTAA ttaAAGAAAAACTAACTGCAGATCCTGATAGTGAGATTGCCACAACCAGTCTGCGGGTATCTCTGATGTGTCCT ctgggaaaaatGAGACTGACAATCCCATGCCGGGCTGTTACTTGCACACACCTGCAATGTTTCGATGCTGCTCTTTATCTTCAAATGAATGAGAAGAAGCCTACCTGGATCTGCCCTGTCTGTGACAAAAAGGCAGCTTATGAGAGCCTAATATTAGATGG gctCTTTATGGAAATCCTTAATGAGTGTTCAGATGTGGATGAGATCAAATTCCAAGAAGATGGCTCCTGGTGCCCCATGAGGCCAAAGAAAGAAGCTGTGAAAGTCTCAAGTCCACAGTGCACCAAAACTGAAA GTTCCAGTGTTGTTAGCAAACCGTGTTCTGTGATGGTGGCTAATGAGGTAAACAAGAAGAAAGTTGACGTTATTGACTTGACAATGGAAAGCTCTTCTGATGAAGAGGAAGATCCTCCTGCCAAAAGGAAGTGCACATTTATGTCTGAAACACAAGGAAGCCCAACCAAAGG GGTTCTCATGTATCAGCCATCTACTGTCAGAGTGCCCAGCGTGACAACAGTCGATGGTGCTGCTATTCCTCCTTCATTAACAGACTACCCAATACCATTCCATCATCCACCAATATCCAGTATTTCATCAGACTTGACAG GTCTGGATTTTCTTTCACTAATCCGAGTTGATTCACAG TACTGTCCTCCTATGTTTTTGGATAGTCTCACCTCAACCTTAACAAGCAGCACACCTGGCAGTATCATCACATCAAACAGTCACCACGAGAGCAGCATGCATGTTAGCTCCTCCAGCAGGAGCGAGACAGGAGTGATAACCAGCAGCGGAGGCAGCGTTCCTGACATCATCTCACTGGACTGA